One window of Triticum dicoccoides isolate Atlit2015 ecotype Zavitan chromosome 5A, WEW_v2.0, whole genome shotgun sequence genomic DNA carries:
- the LOC119298997 gene encoding uncharacterized protein LOC119298997, whose product MALRLHHLPLLLLLLVLSTASATHSPESATASASARAHHHHRRSPFGTATAHFHPVPAAAPSMHQNHLHADSQSLLSAGDVDPVLADAQARPAPLVPPQAEAASPPPTLVLPLPDLAEATPRPQEEGSAPTTPAAATTTTTTSTLLPLPATVATTASPPPPPAASDAEQGLQQLSRVLTSLGYNEMASEAPLLARAPPLARWPGAITVFAAPDAFLQAACPMCSRRHLLEQHIAMGYYPYSELAAAATMKIPSASVGFCIKVATERGPFGIHYARIYADGVEVSHPELYNDGRYVVHGLHGFLRPLTHSCFDGPHHHHLTSRSAAASAATASSVVRIMIRDAMARLRDGGYGFMALAMRVKVAELEKFANLTLFALDDPAIFVGGGHDYVSAVRFHIVPNHRLTRADLHRLRPGTVLPTLAGEGQSLVVTHYATGSASSNDDVRINYIPIKEPDVVVNSRIAVHGVYVPFPRLHLADLAVASATDQTNGTCGVGEPFGDCASSAITSPKRQVAPGE is encoded by the coding sequence ATggctctccgtcttcaccacctacccctcctcctcctcctcctcgtgctaTCCACCGCCTCCGCCACCCACTCGCCGGAGAGcgccaccgcctccgcctccgcccgcgcccaccaccaccaccgccgctcgCCGTTCGGCACGGCCACCGCCCACTTCCACCCCGTCCCTGCCGCCGCGCCCTCCATGCACCAAAACCACCTCCACGCCGACAGCCAGTCCCTGCTCTCCGCCGGCGACGTCGACCCCGTCCTCGCCGACGCGCAGGCCCGTCCCGCTCCGCTCGTGCCGCCCCAGGCCGAAGCGGCATCACCGCCTCCCACGCTCGTCCTCCCGCTGCCGGATCTCGCGGAGGCGACGCCGCGGCCGCAGGAGGAGGGCTCCGCGCCGACGACGCCCGCTGCAGCGACCACAACGACGACGACCAGCACGCTTCTCCCGCTCCCTGCCACGGTGGCGACGACCGCGAGCCCGCCTCCGCCTCCCGCCGCGTCCGACGCCGAGCAGGGGCTGCAGCAGCTCTCCAGGGTGCTCACCTCGCTGGGGTACAACGAGATGGCCTCGGAGGCGCCGCTcctcgcccgcgcgccgccgctcgCGAGGTGGCCCGGGGCCATCACCGTCTTCGCCGCCCCCGACGCCTTCCTCCAGGCCGCCTGCCCCATGTGCTCGCGCCGCCACCTCCTCGAGCAGCACATCGCCATGGGCTACTACCCCTACTCCGAGCTCGCCGCCGCAGCCACCATGAAGATCCCCTCCGCCTCCGTCGGCTTCTGCATCAAGGTCGCCACCGAGCGGGGCCCCTTCGGCATCCACTACGCCAGGATCTACGCCGACGGCGTCGAGGTGTCCCACCCCGAGCTCTACAACGACGGCCGCTACGTCGTCCACGGCCTCCACGGCTTCCTGCGCCCGCTCACGCACTCCTGCTTCGAcggcccgcaccaccaccacctcacGAGCCGCTCCGCCGCAGCCTCCGCGGCGACTGCTTCCTCCGTGGTGCGCATCATGATCCGCGACGCCATGGCGCGACTCCGTGACGGGGGCTACGGCTTCATGGCGCTGGCCATGCGCGTCAAGGTCGCCGAGCTCGAGAAGTTTGCCAACCTGACGCTCTTCGCGCTCGACGACCCGGCCATCTTCGTCGGCGGAGGCCACGACTACGTCTCGGCGGTGCGCTTCCACATCGTCCCCAACCACCGCCTCACGCGCGCAGACCTCCACCGCCTCCGCCCCGGCACGGTGCTCCCCACGCTGGCCGGCGAGGGCCAGAGCCTCGTCGTCACCCACTACGCCACCGGCTCAGCCTCCTCCAACGACGACGTCCGCATCAACTACATACCCATCAAGGAGCCCGACGTGGTGGTCAACTCGCGCATTGCCGTCCACGGCGTCTACGTGCCGTTCCCCCGCCTCCACCTCGCCGACCTCGCCGTCGCGTCCGCCACCGACCAGACGAACGGCACCTGCGGCGTGGGGGAGCCCTTCGGCGACTGCGCCTCCTCAGCGATCACCTCTCCGAAGAGGCAAGTAGCTCCCGGCGAGTGA
- the LOC119296923 gene encoding uncharacterized protein LOC119296923: MADDVLEQEQEQELVVPEADERSRWIARHPVGCAGVSLVCIYCHLVTDDPLFTFLILVLGLLAVFLYDLAWLYANDSGVAADELEEEVELAVPEADERSRWAVTCLIGCAGISLLRIACLVDHHNNPRMSLLMLLLCYLGVFLCGLFEAFVIQRYLNVEGQQKLVDKFLLLY, from the exons ATGGCcgacgacgtgctggagcaggagcaggagcaggagctggtGGTGCCGGAGGCCGACGAGCGTAGCCGTTGGATAGCGCGGCACCCTGTAGGCTGCGCCGGCGTCTCGCTTGTTTGCATCTACTGCCACTTGGTCACCGACGACCCGCTCTTCACGTTCCTTATCCTTGTGCTCGGCCTCCTCGCCGTATTTCTTTACGACCTTGCCTGGCTTTATGCCAACGACAG TGGTGTGGCCGCGGACgagctggaggaggaggtggagctggCGGTGCCGGAGGCCGACGAGCGTAGCAGATGGGCAGTGACGTGCCTTATAGGCTGCGCCGGCATCTCGCTTCTTCGCATCGCATGTCTGGTCGACCACCACAACAATCCCCGCATGAGCCTCCTCATGCTTCTGCTCTGCTACCTCGGTGTATTTCTTTGCGGCCTTTTCGAGGCTTTTGTTATCCAAAGGTACCTCAATGTGGAGGGTCAGCAAAAGCTGGTAGATAAATTCTTGTTACTCTATtaa